The following are encoded together in the Daucus carota subsp. sativus chromosome 5, DH1 v3.0, whole genome shotgun sequence genome:
- the LOC108222919 gene encoding translation initiation factor IF-2, chloroplastic, which yields MLTSINMNSIASLVSLGSVCSCSSVQFEGSLSSVSRVSLSQSFGSFRKVKVGRRWRYVSVCKYSITTDYIADQGTSVSLDSTFKGSKEDGSDLILKPSPRPVLKPGPKVEPVSGLNSLKGGPLKPSGDSEDEKLKVEEEERNKVIESLGEVLEKAEKLETRKKVITPARKAPTSSTGTDQRNGAAVNPDALRKSKTLKSVWRKGNPVASVQKVVKEQPKIVKIDKQIPDTNTVMKVESPPAAPLKPPQPPQKVQPMLQMRPSAAPKPVIKRAVILKDVGAAAKSPDASAATKSPAVDGTNSAVKTKERKPILIDKFASKKAVVDPSIAQSVLAAPSKPGKAPAPGRYKDDYRRKTGAGGSRRRMAQDDIPDEDASELNVSIPGTVTARKGRKWSKASRKAARLQAARDAEPVKAEIMEVDEDGMLTEDLAFNLAVSEGEILGFLYSKGIKPDGVQTLDKDIVKMVCKEYDVEVIDAAPFRVEDMAKKKEIFDEEDLDKLEDRPPVLTIMGHVDHGKTTLLDHIRKTKVAASEAGGITQGIGAYKVQVPIDGNLRPCVFLDTPGHEAFGAMRARGARVTDIAIIVVAADDGIRPQTNEAIAHAKAAGVPIVIAINKIDKDGANPERVMQELSSIGLMPEDWGGDIPMVQISALKGENVDDLLETVMLVAELQELKANPHRNAKGTVIEAGLDKSTGPVATFIVQNGTLKKGDIIVCGEAFGKARALFDDGGKRVDEAGPSLPIQVIGLNNVPVAGDEFEVVSTLDIAREKAESRAESLRIERISAKAEDGKVTLSSFASAVSSRTHTGLDLHQLVIIMKVDLQGSIEAIRQALQVLPQDNVTMKFLLQAAGDVTKSDVDLAVASKAIIFGFNVKAPGSVKSYADNKGVEIRLYKVIYELIDDVRTAMEGLLETVEDQIPIGSVEVRAVFSSGSGRIAGCMVTEGKVVKDCGIRVLRKGRTVYVGVLNSLRRIKEAVKEVSAGLECGIGIDDFNDWEAGDTLEAFNTVQKNRTLEEASASMVAALEEVGIER from the exons ATGTTAACAAGTATAAATATGAATTCAATTGCTTCCCTGGTTAGTTTGGGGAGTGTTTGTAGTTGCTCTTCTGTCCAATTTGAGGGTTCCCTTTCGTCGGTTAGTCGAGTTTCTCTGTCTCAAAGTTTTGGTAGTTTTCGGAAAGTTAAGGTTGGGAGGAGATGGAGGTATGTGTCTGTATGTAAATACTCGATTACGACTGATTACATTGCTGATCAAGGGACCTCTGTATCACTTGATTCGACATTTAAAGGCAGTAAGGAGGATGGGAGTGATCTTATTTTGAAGCCGTCACCTAGACCTGTGTTAAAACCTGGGCCTAAGGTTGAACCCGTTTCGGGACTTAATTCTTTAAAGGGGGGTCCTTTGAAGCCAAGTGGGGATTCGGAAGATGAGAAGTTAAAGGTTGAGGAAGAGGAGAGGAATAAGGTGATTGAGTCATTGGGAGAGGTATTAGAAAAGGCTGAAAAATTAGAAACTCGTAAGAAGGTGATTACACCAGCTAGAAAGGCTCCAACATCCAGTACAGGCACTGACCAGAGAAATGGTGCAGCGGTTAATCCTGATGCACTTCGGAAGTCTAAGACTTTAAAAAGTGTGTGGCGAAAAGGAAACCCAGTTGCCTCCGTTCAAAAGGTAGTTAAAGAACAACCAAAGATTGTAAAGATTGATAAACAAATTCCAGATACAAATACAGTGATGAAAGTTGAGTCACCACCTGCTGCCCCTTTAAAACCACCTCAACCGCCTCAAAAAGTCCAGCCAATGCTGCAAATGAGACCTTCTGCTGCTCCAAAGCCAGTGATCAAGAGAGCTGTTATCCTGAAGGATGTAGGTGCAGCAGCAAAGTCACCAGATGCTAGTGCAGCAACAAAGTCACCGGCTGTTGATGGAACTAACTCAGCTGTAAAGACGAAAGAACGCAAGCCAATACTGATTGACAAGTTTGCATCCAAGAAGGCTGTGGTAGATCCTTCAATTGCACAGTCTGTTTTAGCAGCACCTTCCAAACCTGGGAAAGCACCTGCACCTGGAAGGTACAAGGATGACTACCGTAGAAAAACTGGTGCAGGAGGATCACGTAGACGTATGGCTCAGGACGatattcctgatgaggatgcaTCAGAACTTAATGTTTCTATTCCTGGTACAGTTACAGCAAGGAAAGGAAGAAAATGGAGCAAGGCAAGTAGGAAAGCAGCTAGACTTCAGGCAGCTAGAGACGCCGAACCAGTTAAAGCCGAAATTATGGAagtggatgaagatggtatgtTAACTGAGGATTTAGCCTTTAACTTGGCTGTTAGTGAAGGTGAAATTCTTGGGTTTCTGTACTCAAAGGGGATTAAACCTGATGGTGTGCAAACTCTTGATAAAGACATTGTGAAAATGGTGTGCAAAGAGTATGATGTGGAAGTGATTGATGCTGCTCCTTTTAGAGTGGAGGACATGGCAAAAAAGAAGGAAATTTTTGATGAAGAAGACTTGGACAAATTAGAAGATAGACCTCCGGTACTCACTATAATGGGCCATGTTGATCATGGAAAG ACTACTCTATTGGATCATATTCGAAAAACGAAG GTTGCGGCATCTGAAGCTGGAGGGATTACCCAAGGAATTGGGGCTTATAAGGTTCAAGTACCTATTGACGGAAACTTGCGACCATGCGTTTTCCTTGATACTCCCGGACATGAG GCATTTGGGGCTATGAGAGCTCGTGGAGCAAGGGTAACAGACATTGCTATTATTGTGGTTGCAGCTGATGATGGAATACGTCCTCAAACAAATGAGGCTATAGCTCATGCCAAAGCTGCTGGAGTGCCAATAGTGATTGCCATAAATAAG ATAGATAAAGACGGTGCTAATCCTGAGCGAGTGATGCAAGAGCTTTCTTCAATTGGTTTAATGCCAGAAGACTGGGGTGGTGACATCCCAATGGTCCAG ATCAGTGCTCTTAAAGGAGAAAATGTGGATGACCTGTTGGAAACTGTCATGCTTGTTGCGGAG TTGCAAGAGTTGAAGGCTAATCCTCACAGAAATGCCAAAGGGACAGTCATCGAGGCCGGTCTTGATAAATCTACGGGACCAGTAGCTACATTCATTGTGCAGAATGGCACACTAAAAAAGGGGGATATAATAGTTTGTGGAGAAGCTTTTGGAAAG GCACGGGCTTTATTTGATGATGGTGGAAAGCGTGTTGATGAAGCTGGACCCTCATTACCAATTCAG GTTATCGGGTTGAATAATGTTCCGGTTGCTGGTGATGAGTTTGAGGTTGTTAGCACCCTTGATATTGCACGGGAAAAGGCTGAGTCAAGAGCCGAATCATTACGAATTGAGCGCATTTCAGCTAAAGCTGAAGATGGAAAGGTGACACTTTCGTCCTTTGCTTCGGCTGTTTCATCAAGAACGCATACTGGGTTAGATTTGCACCAACTGGTCATCATAATGAAGGTTGACCTCCAG GGATCTATTGAGGCAATCAGACAAGCCCTACAGGTCCTTCCACAAGACAATGTCACTATGAAGTTCCTCTTGCAAGCAGCTGGAGATGTGACCAAGAGCGATGTTGATCTTGCAGTTGCCAGTAAAGCAATTATTTTTGGGTTTAATGTCAAGGCACCTGGTTCTGTTAAGAGCTATGCTGACAATAAAGGAGTTGAAATTCGACTGTACAAAGTTATTTATGAACTTATTGATGACGTGAGGACTGCTATGGAGGGCCTCTTGGAGACTGTTGAG GATCAAATACCAATTGGTTCAGTAGAAGTACGAGCTGTATTCAGCAGTGGCAGTGGTCGTATTGCCGGATGTATGGTAACAGAAGGAAAAGTAGTAAAGGATTGCGGAATTCGAGTTCTTAGAAAGGGTAGAACAGTTTATGTTGGTGTTCTCAATTCTTTGAGACGGATTAAAGAGGCTGTAAAAGAG GTAAGTGCTGGGTTAGAATGTGGAATTGGGATTGATGACTTCAACGACTGGGAGGCTGGAGACACTTTGGAGGCTTTCAACACAGTGCAGAAGAACCGAACACTCGAAGAGGCATCAGCATCAATGGTAGCAGCGCTTGAAGAAGTGGGAATTGAGAGATAA
- the LOC108221486 gene encoding probable glutathione S-transferase, protein MKRQVYDAGKRIWTTTGKEQERAKKDLINNLKMLENELGDQTYFGSETFGVSGCIIKAECPKLIAWAKRCFQRESVSKSLADFKRVYDIVCDILKQRYGILWMVKWKI, encoded by the exons ATGAAACGGCAGGTCTATGATGCTGGGAAGAGAATTTGGACAACAACGGGGAAAGAACAAGAGAGAGCTAAGAAGGATTTGATCAACAACCTCAAGATGTTGGAGAATGAGCTTGGTGACCAGACTTACTTTGGTAGTGAAACCTTTGGGGTTTCTGGATGCAT TATTAAAGCTGAGTGCCCCAAGTTGATTGCATGGGCAAAGAGGTGCTTCCAAAGGGAAAGTGTTTCCAAGTCATTGGCTGATTTCAAGAGAGTTTATGACATTGTTTGTGATATACTAAAACAGAGGTATGGAATACTATGGATGGTGAAGTGGAAGATTTAA
- the LOC108222073 gene encoding endoplasmic reticulum oxidoreductin-1 — protein MVEANGDENMNSHRKNKKPWGWRLNTGIGTMVIAVLLAVALASKHSPNFSLFLDHHKICRCSKDSGELSGIIEDSCCDYETVNRINVAVLNPILQQLVKTSFFRYFKVKLWCDCPFWLDDGMCMLRDCSVCECPDNEFPESFKKPPHGSISSNPLICQRGDPQDTVDRTLATKTFRGWIAVDNPWTNDDETDNDEMTYVNLQLNPERYTGYTGASARRIWDAIYLDSSPKYSSGESCQEEKVLYKLISGLHSSISIHIAADYLLDVKTNQWGENLQLMYDRVLRYPDRVKNLYFTYLFVLRALTKASDYLQQAEYDSGDHAEDLEAQSLMQQLLENPELQDACPLPFDEAKLWQGKNGPELKQQIQKQFRNISSLMDCVGCEKCRLWGKLQVFGLGAALNILFSVDDMHNQGQPLQLHRNEVIALVNLLNKLSESIRIVNEKASSVERLMNGIPIEPPKQNIKLWQELWKTVINFGYRSQM, from the exons ATGGTGGAAGCTAATGGAGATGAAAATATGAATAGCCATAGGAAGAACAAAAAGCCTTGGGGATGGAGATTAAATACAGGGATCGGAACAATGGTGATTGCTGTTTTATTAGCTGTGGCTCTTGCTTCTAAGCATTCCCCGAACTTCTCTCTGTTCCTCGATCATCACAAGATTTGTAGGTGTTCAAAG GATTCTGGTGAATTATCAGGAATAATTGAGGATTCTTGTTGTGATTACGAGACAGTAAATCGTATTAATGTAGCAGTGTTGAATCCTATATTGCAGCAGCTAGTGAAAACTTCATTCTTCAGATACTTTAAG GTCAAGCTTTGGTGCGACTGCCCCTTCTGGCTTGATGATGGTATGTGCATGTTGCGAGATTGCAGTGTATGTGAATGCCCTGATAATGAATTTCCAGAATCATTTAAGAAGCCACCACACGGAAGTATTTCATCTAATCCACTAATATGTCAAAGGGGAGATCCCCAGGATACTGTTGACCGAACACTGGCCACCAAGACCTTCAGAGGCTGGATCGCAGTTGACAACCCATGGACAAATGATGATGAGACTGACAATG ATGAGATGACATACGTCAATCTGCAACTAAATCCTGAACGTTACACCGGTTACACTGGGGCATCGGCTAGAAGAATATGGGATGCCATATATTTGGATAGTTCTCCAAAAT ATTCATCTGGAGAAAGTTGCCAGGAAGAAAAAGTATTGTACAAGTTGATATCTGGTCTTCACTCCTCAATATCGATTCATATAGCAGCTGATTATCTCCTTGATGTAAAAACTAACCAG TGGGGTGAAAATCTTCAGCTGATGTATGATCGTGTACTAAGATACCCTGACCGTGTCAAAAATCTGTATTTCACTTATCTGTTCGTCCTCAGAGCTCTGACTAAA GCGTCAGATTACTTGCAGCAGGCTGAGTATGACTCAGGAGATCATGCCGAGGATTTAGAAGCGCAGTCCTTGATGCAGCAGCTATTAGAGAACCCAGAACTGCAAGATGCATGCCCACTTCCATTTGACGAGGCTAAATTGTGGCAAGGCAAAAATGGGCCGGAACTGAAGCAGCAAATTCAAAAGCAATTTCGAAACATTAG TTCCCTAATGGACTGTGTAGGATGTGAGAAGTGTCGCCTTTGGGGAAAGCTGCAGGTTTTTGGCCTAGGAGCAGCATTGAACATCCTTTTCTCAGTTGATGATATGCACAACCAGGGCCAACCA CTGCAGTTACACAGAAATGAGGTGATTGCGCTAGTAAATCTTCTCAATAAACTATCCGAATCAATCAGGATTGTCAATGAGAAGGCATCCTCTGTTGAAAGACTAATGAATGGGATACCTATAGAACCCCCCAAGCAAAACATCAAGTTATGGCAAGAATTATGGAAAACAGTCATCAATTTTGGGTACAGGTCACAGATGTAG